The following proteins are co-located in the Mobula hypostoma chromosome 4, sMobHyp1.1, whole genome shotgun sequence genome:
- the larp7 gene encoding la-related protein 7 gives MGETEKVASDAAQTESNIQKKEKEKKKRSRVNKVLAEIKKQVEFWFGDVNLHKDRFLQEQIQKSRDGYVDISVLTVFNKMKKLTTDVKLIARALRNSDVIELNVEGTKLRRRMALGVQPQDIDDRTVYVELLPKNVTHSWIERVFSKCGKVVYISIPRYKTSGDPKGFAFVEFETLPGAQKAIEVLNNPPEDAPRKPGVFPKTVKSKPVPGLNSSDYNPPEEKKKKKKKKSRKTECCKSAAEVMDQSHKEHAEASEKVRGNRIVSDCSETDVPDLCKPRPKGEMRKREKEETSRRKRKRCSPEKVEELSSAKVRRVTGREKEKTDSEKDIKDASTEDEHGSGDKKEESMSKSKRKRKKKHKDRHKVEEEVIPLRVLSKKEWMDLKHEYLTLQKSSMSNLKKTMLEIKQKNDSEGIEETDKTKQECLNAKAKVNDEGTCPSVKVNTLGPQFVSGVIVKITSTEPLLGRKQIKDALMKLSEVSYVDLLEGDTEGHARFKTPADAQSVMKAHREIQSKYNWKLELLSGDGEQRYWQKILVDRQAKLNRPRDKKRGTEKLIGKAEKIIVAKTHKAGKHILFSEED, from the exons ATGGGAGAGACTGAGAAAGTGGCAAGTGACGCAGCACAAACAGAATCCAATATCCAGAAAAAAGAAAAGGAGAAAAAGAAAAGGTCACGAGTTAACAAGGTGCTTGCTGAGATTAAAAAGCAGGTTGAATTTTGGTTTGGTGATGTAAACCTCCACAAAGATCGTTTCCTTCAGGAACAGATTCAAAAATCCAGAGATGGAT ATGTTGACATATCTGTGCTGACAGTGTTCaacaaaatgaaaaaattaaccaCTGATGTAAAACTAATAGCAAGAGCATTAAGAAATTCAGATGTTATTGAG CTTAATGTAGAAGGAACAAAATTAAGAAGGCGCATGGCATTAGGAGTGCAGCCCCAAGATATTGATGACCGTACAGTTTATGTG GAGTTGCTACCTAAAAATGTTACTCACAGCTGGATAGAGCGTGTATTCAGTAAATGTGGAAAAGTGGTCTACATCAGCATTCCTCGTTACAAAACAAGTGGTGACCCTAAAGGATTTGCATTTGTTGAATTTGAAACTCTACCTGGAGCCCAGAAAGCCATTGAG GTATTGAATAATCCTCCAGAAGATGCACCACGAAAGCCTGGTGTTTTCCCCAAAACAGTGAAGAGCAAACCAGTTCCTGGTCTTAATTCCAGTGACTACAATCCCCCAG aagagaagaaaaaaaagaaaaagaaaaaatctcGAAAGACAGAATGTTGCAAGTCAGCCGCAGAAGTGATGGACCAATCCCATAAAGAACATGCTGAGGCGTCAGAAAAAGTGAGAGGGAACAGAATTGTGTCTGACTGTTCTGAAACTGATGTGCCAGACCTTTGCAAGCCTAGACCAAAAGGCGAAATGCGTAAACGAGAAAAAGAAGAGACAAGTCGGAGAAAGCGAAAGAGATGCAGTCCTGAAAAGGTGGAAGAACTATCCTCTGCAAAAGTGAGAAGAGTCactggcagagagaaagaaaagacaGACAGTGAAAAGGACATCAAAG ATGCTTCAACTGAAGATGAACATGGTTCAGGTGACAAGAAAGAGGAATCTATgtcaaaaagcaaaagaaaacgGAAGAAAAAGCACAAAGATAGACACAAAGTGGAAGAAGAGGTTATACCTCTGAGAGTACTATCCAA GAAAGAGTGGATGGACTTAAAGCACGAATACTTGACACTGCAGAAATCCAGCATGTCCAACTTGAAGAAAACGATGTTAGAGATCAAACAGAAAAATGACAGTGAGGGAATTGAGGAGACTGACAAAACCAAACAGGAATGTCTAAATGCCAAAG CAAAGGTTAACGATGAAGGAACCTGTCCCTCTGTGAAGGTTAACACCCTGGGGCCACAGTTTGTGAGTGGAGTCATTGTGAAGATCACCAGTACTGAACCCCTGCTGGGCAGGAAACAGATCAAG GATGCTTTGATGAAGTTGTCTGAAGTTTCGTATGTGGACCTCCTTGAAGGTGATACCGAGGGACATGCTCGGTTTAAAACTCCTGCAGATGCCCAATCTGTAATGAAAGCACATCGAGAAATACAGAGTAAATACAATTGGAAACTTGAACTTCTCTCAG GTGATGGTGAGCAGCGTTATTGGCAGAAGATCTTAGTAGATAGGCAAGCAAAATTAAACCGACCACGGGACAAAAAGCGGGGCACTGAGAAG TTGATTGGCAAGGCTGAAAAAATTATCGTGGCCAAGACGCACAAAGCTGGCAAGCACATACTTTTCTCTGAAGAAGACTAA